In the genome of Pseudomonas sp. LBUM920, one region contains:
- a CDS encoding AI-2E family transporter: protein MNQTNLQFKTLLLLLALVTIAFIWILLPFYGAVFWAVILGIIFAPMQRRLQQRFGWNRNLTSLATLTVCLIIAILPVIITSVLLVQEGATLYKNIESGKLDVAGYIEQFKNVLPPYFQHLLDRFGMGNLEGLREKIVKSAMQGSQFFATQAFSFGQGTFDFLVSFFIMLYLLFFLLRDGPELVRKVRTAVPLAEPQKRRLQLKFNRVVRATVKGNVLVAVTQGALGGLIFWFLDIPSALLWAVLMAFLSLLPAVGAGIVWGPVAIYFLLSGSIWQGVVLAVFGVFVIGLVDNVLRPILVGKDTKMPDYLILISTLGGLSVFGLNGFVIGPLVAALFMSSWALFVESKPRVKLPLP, encoded by the coding sequence ATGAATCAAACCAACCTGCAATTCAAAACCCTGTTGTTGCTGCTGGCCCTGGTGACCATCGCCTTTATCTGGATATTGCTGCCGTTTTACGGCGCGGTGTTCTGGGCGGTGATTCTCGGCATTATCTTTGCCCCGATGCAGCGGCGCCTGCAACAGCGGTTCGGCTGGAACCGCAACCTTACGTCCCTGGCGACGCTGACGGTGTGCCTGATCATTGCGATTTTGCCGGTGATCATTACCAGTGTGCTGCTGGTGCAAGAGGGCGCGACCCTGTACAAAAATATTGAGAGCGGCAAGTTGGACGTGGCGGGGTATATCGAGCAATTCAAGAATGTCCTGCCGCCATACTTCCAGCACCTGCTGGATCGCTTTGGCATGGGCAACCTGGAAGGCCTGCGGGAAAAGATCGTCAAGAGTGCAATGCAGGGCAGCCAGTTCTTTGCGACTCAGGCGTTCAGCTTTGGCCAGGGCACGTTTGATTTCCTGGTGAGCTTTTTCATCATGCTGTACCTGCTGTTTTTTCTGCTGCGCGACGGTCCGGAGCTGGTGCGCAAAGTGCGCACGGCGGTGCCGCTGGCCGAGCCGCAAAAGCGCCGTTTGCAGCTCAAGTTCAATCGCGTGGTGCGGGCCACGGTCAAAGGCAACGTGCTGGTGGCCGTCACTCAAGGCGCGCTGGGCGGTTTGATTTTCTGGTTTCTGGATATCCCCAGCGCGTTGCTCTGGGCGGTGTTGATGGCGTTTCTGTCGCTGCTGCCTGCCGTGGGCGCAGGGATTGTGTGGGGCCCGGTGGCCATCTACTTCCTGTTGAGCGGTTCGATCTGGCAGGGCGTGGTGCTGGCGGTGTTCGGCGTATTCGTGATCGGCTTGGTGGACAACGTACTGCGCCCGATCCTGGTGGGCAAGGACACCAAGATGCCGGATTACCTGATCCTGATCTCGACCCTGGGCGGGCTGTCGGTGTTTGGCCTGAACGGGTTTGTGATCGGGCCGCTGGTGGCGGCGTTGTTTATGTCGAGCTGGGCGCTGTTTGTCGAAAGCAAACCGCGGGTCAAGCTGCCGCTGCCTTAG